A genomic region of Serratia fonticola contains the following coding sequences:
- a CDS encoding TolC family protein — MSRLFSRPLRVGWLLLACWMANTQAADLTLAQSLVAAERYSAELSANQHQVNALQNRADTAMELPDPKLKFGIENIPVQGSNARRLTREGMTMERVGIMQNYVSSTKRQRKADTLRAEASKTEANSATIRARLQQQTAQAWLELALSQQTLKDARALLNESESQIAAQHAGVASGSSPAANVIDARLTLLSMQDRLSEAQRDVAIAQTRLTQLTGQQVDGTGGPLPRFERLPAERSILQQAIRQHPEVVQASREADVAKARSAQSEIAAIPDVEVEVYYGKRADGYEDMAGVMFTVDLPLFRAQRQDKNYAADVSSSMEANDQLTLLIRDHQAQLDTLLAQYQAAQVQWERQQQQAIPLQQQRVALQLAQYRSGKGDLSSVLEARRALLDSRLSAGKAARELAQLWAAIRYLTPQEAAL, encoded by the coding sequence ATGTCCAGACTATTTTCTCGCCCATTGCGGGTGGGCTGGCTGCTGCTCGCCTGTTGGATGGCGAATACGCAGGCGGCAGACCTGACGCTGGCGCAATCTCTGGTGGCGGCAGAGCGCTACTCGGCTGAACTTTCGGCCAATCAACATCAGGTAAATGCGCTGCAAAACAGGGCAGATACGGCGATGGAGTTGCCCGATCCCAAGTTGAAGTTCGGTATTGAAAACATACCGGTACAGGGGAGCAACGCCCGACGTCTGACGCGTGAAGGAATGACGATGGAGCGGGTTGGCATTATGCAGAATTACGTCAGTAGCACCAAGCGCCAGCGTAAGGCGGATACCTTGCGTGCCGAAGCCAGTAAAACCGAAGCTAACAGTGCGACCATCCGCGCCCGCCTGCAGCAGCAAACGGCACAAGCATGGCTTGAATTGGCATTGAGCCAACAGACGCTGAAGGATGCGCGGGCGTTGCTGAACGAGAGCGAAAGCCAGATTGCAGCCCAGCATGCCGGTGTTGCCAGCGGCAGTTCACCCGCTGCTAACGTCATCGATGCGCGTTTGACGCTGTTAAGCATGCAGGACCGGCTCAGCGAAGCACAGCGTGACGTCGCCATTGCCCAGACTCGTTTGACGCAGTTGACCGGACAGCAGGTGGATGGGACTGGCGGCCCGTTACCGCGTTTTGAGCGTCTACCTGCGGAGCGCAGTATCTTGCAGCAAGCTATCAGGCAACACCCTGAAGTGGTACAGGCTAGCCGGGAAGCTGATGTGGCCAAGGCCCGTTCGGCACAGTCAGAAATTGCAGCCATCCCGGACGTGGAGGTTGAGGTGTATTACGGTAAACGGGCCGATGGCTATGAGGATATGGCAGGCGTGATGTTTACCGTCGATTTGCCGTTGTTCCGGGCGCAACGCCAGGATAAAAACTATGCCGCCGATGTTTCCAGCTCGATGGAGGCCAACGATCAACTGACGTTATTGATCCGCGATCACCAGGCTCAGTTAGACACGTTGTTGGCACAGTATCAAGCCGCACAGGTGCAATGGGAACGTCAGCAACAGCAAGCTATCCCGTTGCAACAGCAAAGAGTGGCATTGCAACTGGCGCAATACCGTAGTGGAAAAGGCGATCTTTCCTCGGTGTTAGAGGCGCGTCGGGCTTTGCTCGATAGTCGCCTTAGTGCCGGTAAAGCCGCTCGTGAATTGGCGCAGTTATGGGCCGCCATCCGTTATCTCACACCACAGGAGGCGGCATTATGA
- a CDS encoding efflux RND transporter periplasmic adaptor subunit, producing the protein MKMRFSLTVLAALLGGAMAGYWFAGERSVAAPPEGSSHERQVLYWYDPMVPGQRFDKPGKSPFMDMELVPRYADEQQQNGGVTISARQQQNLGVRTATAQLRELNLQLEAYGSVATDERSVQVIAARANGLVEKLLVRASQQQVKKGEALAQLWIPDWSAAQQEYLAIRKLGDGALTSAARQRLALQFMPEAIIRQVERSGKPQTRITVTAPENGFINKLDVREGMQVTATQGLFELARLDPVWMVIDYPQAQAGLLQVGDAVMASSASWPGERFTGEISELLPNVDPLTRTFKARIVLKNPQQRLKPGMYLQVQLAQNAGTKPVLAIPQEALIASGDHNRVLVAEGNGHFTPVEVVAGLAQNGWVEIKQGLQAGQQIVTSGQFLIDSEASMRSALPQLASEEGGKQYQTQGRVEALDSNSITLSHAPIAELQWPAMTMDFTLPAGGLPAGIGVGSQVMIHFSVDENGSHISQIMPQDTEHGGHL; encoded by the coding sequence ATGAAAATGCGCTTTAGCCTGACCGTATTGGCTGCGCTGCTGGGTGGCGCAATGGCCGGTTATTGGTTTGCCGGGGAACGATCTGTTGCGGCACCGCCTGAGGGCAGTAGCCATGAACGGCAGGTTCTGTATTGGTACGACCCGATGGTACCCGGACAACGTTTTGATAAGCCGGGGAAATCGCCGTTTATGGACATGGAGCTCGTGCCGCGTTACGCCGACGAGCAACAGCAGAATGGCGGTGTCACCATCAGCGCCCGTCAACAGCAAAATCTTGGCGTCCGTACGGCAACTGCGCAGCTGCGTGAACTGAATCTTCAGCTTGAGGCTTATGGCAGCGTGGCAACTGATGAGCGCAGCGTACAGGTGATTGCCGCCCGGGCCAACGGGCTGGTGGAAAAACTCTTGGTACGCGCCAGCCAACAGCAGGTTAAAAAGGGGGAAGCACTGGCACAATTATGGATCCCGGATTGGAGTGCCGCACAGCAGGAGTATCTGGCGATCCGCAAGCTGGGTGATGGGGCATTAACCTCTGCCGCGCGCCAACGATTAGCGCTGCAATTTATGCCAGAAGCGATCATTCGTCAGGTGGAACGCAGTGGTAAACCGCAAACCCGCATTACCGTTACTGCACCCGAAAATGGCTTCATCAATAAACTGGATGTGCGGGAAGGCATGCAGGTCACTGCGACTCAAGGTCTGTTTGAGTTAGCCAGGCTGGATCCGGTATGGATGGTGATTGATTACCCGCAAGCCCAGGCCGGTTTGTTGCAGGTAGGAGATGCGGTGATGGCCAGTTCGGCCAGTTGGCCAGGCGAGCGGTTTACCGGTGAGATCAGTGAGCTATTACCGAACGTAGATCCTCTCACTCGCACGTTTAAAGCGCGTATCGTGTTGAAAAACCCGCAGCAGCGTCTGAAACCGGGTATGTATCTGCAGGTGCAATTGGCACAAAACGCCGGAACCAAGCCGGTGTTGGCCATCCCGCAGGAGGCCTTGATCGCCAGTGGTGATCACAATCGGGTCTTGGTCGCGGAAGGGAATGGCCACTTTACACCGGTTGAAGTTGTGGCTGGCCTGGCTCAAAACGGTTGGGTGGAGATCAAACAGGGGCTGCAGGCTGGACAGCAGATCGTCACTTCCGGCCAGTTCCTGATTGATTCTGAGGCCAGTATGCGCAGTGCCTTGCCACAGTTGGCATCGGAAGAAGGGGGTAAACAGTATCAGACGCAGGGTAGAGTGGAGGCGCTGGACAGCAATAGTATCACGCTGTCGCATGCGCCGATTGCGGAGCTGCAATGGCCTGCGATGACCATGGATTTCACTTTGCCAGCAGGGGGCTTGCCGGCAGGGATCGGCGTTGGCAGCCAGGTGATGATCCATTTCAGTGTGGATGAAAATGGCTCGCACATCAGTCAGATAATGCCACAGGATACCGAGCACGGAGGCCATCTATGA
- a CDS encoding efflux RND transporter permease subunit, with the protein MIASVIRWSIRNRLLVLLASVMLAGWGIWALQKAPLDALPDLSDVQVIVRATYPGKAPQVIEDQVTYPLTTTMLTVPGASTVRGFSMFGDAYIYILFEDGTDPYWARSRVLESLSQVQSSLPPQVKVALGPDATGVGWVYEYALVDRSGKHSLADLRALQDWTLKFELKTVPNVAEVASVGGMVRQYQVVLNPQSLRALNITHQQVVSAIQDANQEGGGSLLEMGEAEYMVRTSGYLKKLADFNNVVITARDGVPILLSQVAEIREGPEIRRGVAELNGEGEVAGGIVVMRYGKNALETINALKIKLQQLQQTLPPGVEIVPVYDRSQLITHAIDTLSFKLLEEFLVVAVVCALFLSHFRSALVAIVTLPLGILGAFVVMHYQGVNANIMSLGGIAIAIGAMVDAAIVMIENMHKVLEQWRQRHPGQLPASKDYWRISEQAAVEVGPALFCSLLIITLSFIPVFSLQAQEGRMFAPLAFTKTYAMAVSAGLGITLVPVLMGYFIRGRIPDEHANPINRWLIRMYQPLLAAVLARPKTTLGISGLLLVLTLFPLSRLGSEFMPPLDEGDLLYMPSTLPGISAREAARLLQLTDRLIKTVPEVDTVFGKAGRAETATDPAPLTMLETTIRFKPREQWRPGMTMDKLVAELDSVVKVPGIANVWVPPIRNRLDMLATGIKSPVGIKVNGGNIADIEQAASQIEQVVKTVPGVTSALAERLAGGRYVDIDIDRQRAARYGVSVKELQSMVATLVGGENIGETIEGRARYPINVRYPREIRDSVQKLRELPVLTAAGGQVPLAELADIRITEGPPMLKSENARLSDWIYVDLRGRDLKSAVEEMQQVVAKQVKLPAGVSVSWSGQFEYLERASAQLKIVLPVTLGIIFVLLFVTFNSVRDALLIMATLPFALIGGVWLLYLLNYNLSVAGAVGFIALAGVAAEFGVIMVLYLNQALMKHRQPGQPLSHQQLMAAISEGAVLRVRPKVMTVATIMAGLLPIMWGGGAGSEVMQRIAAPMIGGMVSAPLLSMLVIPAVYSLLHRREEKQG; encoded by the coding sequence ATGATCGCTTCCGTGATCCGCTGGTCAATACGTAATCGTCTGCTGGTGTTGCTGGCTTCGGTCATGTTGGCCGGTTGGGGGATTTGGGCGCTGCAAAAGGCCCCGCTGGATGCACTGCCCGATCTTTCCGATGTGCAGGTGATCGTGCGCGCCACTTATCCGGGAAAGGCGCCGCAGGTCATTGAGGATCAGGTCACTTACCCACTGACCACCACCATGCTGACGGTGCCGGGGGCCAGCACGGTGCGGGGCTTCTCGATGTTTGGCGATGCCTATATCTATATTCTGTTTGAGGATGGTACCGATCCTTACTGGGCACGCTCACGGGTATTGGAATCACTCAGTCAGGTGCAATCCTCATTGCCACCACAGGTGAAGGTGGCCTTGGGGCCAGATGCGACCGGCGTTGGCTGGGTTTACGAGTATGCTCTGGTGGACCGAAGTGGCAAACACAGTCTGGCAGATTTGCGCGCACTGCAGGATTGGACACTTAAGTTCGAGTTAAAGACCGTGCCCAATGTGGCGGAAGTGGCCAGTGTAGGTGGCATGGTGCGCCAGTATCAGGTGGTATTGAATCCGCAAAGTTTGCGGGCATTGAATATTACTCATCAGCAGGTAGTGAGTGCCATACAGGATGCCAACCAGGAAGGGGGCGGTTCGCTGCTGGAAATGGGGGAGGCGGAGTATATGGTGCGTACTTCCGGTTACCTGAAGAAGCTGGCGGACTTTAATAATGTGGTGATCACTGCCCGTGATGGTGTCCCAATCCTGCTTTCTCAAGTGGCTGAAATCCGCGAAGGGCCGGAAATCCGCCGTGGTGTGGCGGAACTCAACGGTGAAGGTGAAGTTGCTGGGGGCATCGTGGTGATGCGTTATGGCAAGAACGCGCTGGAAACCATCAATGCATTGAAGATCAAACTGCAACAGCTTCAGCAGACTCTGCCACCGGGCGTGGAGATCGTTCCGGTATACGATCGATCACAACTGATAACGCATGCGATTGATACGCTGTCATTCAAGCTGCTGGAAGAATTTCTGGTGGTGGCGGTGGTGTGTGCGTTGTTCCTGTCCCACTTCCGTTCGGCATTGGTGGCGATCGTGACGCTGCCGCTGGGGATCCTCGGTGCCTTTGTGGTGATGCATTATCAGGGGGTGAATGCCAATATCATGTCGCTGGGGGGCATTGCTATCGCTATTGGTGCGATGGTGGATGCGGCGATAGTGATGATCGAAAACATGCACAAGGTACTGGAACAGTGGCGACAGCGCCATCCCGGCCAATTGCCCGCCTCAAAGGATTACTGGCGTATTTCAGAACAGGCGGCGGTCGAGGTTGGCCCGGCACTGTTTTGTAGCTTACTCATCATTACGCTGTCGTTTATCCCGGTGTTTTCACTGCAGGCACAGGAAGGGCGCATGTTTGCGCCGCTGGCCTTCACCAAGACCTATGCGATGGCAGTTTCTGCTGGGTTGGGGATCACCCTGGTACCGGTGCTGATGGGCTACTTCATCCGTGGTCGTATTCCGGATGAACACGCGAATCCGATCAACCGCTGGTTGATCCGTATGTATCAGCCGTTGCTGGCAGCGGTATTGGCGCGGCCTAAAACGACATTGGGGATTTCCGGTTTGCTGTTGGTGCTGACACTGTTCCCGTTAAGTCGCTTAGGCAGCGAGTTCATGCCTCCGCTGGATGAAGGCGATCTGTTATATATGCCTTCAACCTTGCCAGGTATCTCTGCCCGTGAAGCGGCACGATTGCTACAACTGACCGATCGGTTGATTAAAACCGTGCCAGAAGTGGACACGGTATTTGGTAAGGCCGGACGCGCAGAGACGGCAACCGACCCGGCTCCGCTGACCATGTTGGAAACCACCATTCGTTTCAAACCTCGCGAGCAATGGCGGCCAGGTATGACCATGGACAAGCTGGTTGCCGAACTGGACAGCGTGGTCAAGGTGCCAGGGATTGCCAACGTTTGGGTACCCCCGATCCGTAATCGGCTGGATATGCTGGCAACGGGCATCAAAAGCCCGGTCGGTATCAAGGTTAACGGTGGCAATATTGCTGATATCGAGCAGGCGGCCAGCCAGATTGAGCAGGTGGTGAAGACGGTGCCGGGCGTGACTTCAGCGCTGGCGGAACGTCTTGCCGGTGGCCGTTACGTGGATATTGATATCGATCGTCAGCGAGCGGCACGTTATGGCGTTTCGGTTAAAGAGCTGCAATCGATGGTAGCCACGCTGGTGGGGGGGGAAAATATCGGTGAGACCATTGAAGGGCGGGCACGTTATCCGATTAACGTCCGTTATCCGCGAGAGATCCGCGATTCGGTGCAGAAATTGCGTGAACTACCGGTGCTGACTGCCGCGGGGGGCCAGGTACCGTTGGCGGAACTGGCTGATATTCGTATCACTGAAGGTCCTCCGATGCTGAAAAGCGAAAACGCGCGGCTTTCTGATTGGATCTATGTCGATTTGCGTGGGCGTGATTTGAAATCGGCGGTCGAAGAGATGCAACAGGTGGTGGCCAAGCAGGTGAAATTGCCAGCTGGCGTATCTGTCAGCTGGTCCGGGCAGTTCGAATATCTGGAGCGTGCCAGTGCCCAGTTGAAGATTGTACTGCCGGTAACGCTGGGGATCATTTTCGTGCTGTTATTTGTCACCTTCAACAGTGTGCGCGATGCGTTATTGATCATGGCAACGCTGCCATTTGCGTTGATAGGGGGAGTCTGGCTGCTGTATCTGCTCAATTACAACCTGTCGGTAGCGGGGGCCGTGGGGTTCATTGCCCTGGCCGGGGTGGCGGCCGAGTTTGGCGTCATTATGGTGCTGTACCTTAACCAGGCGCTGATGAAGCACCGTCAACCTGGTCAGCCGTTGAGCCATCAGCAATTGATGGCAGCGATTAGCGAAGGTGCCGTGCTGAGAGTCAGGCCGAAGGTGATGACGGTGGCGACTATTATGGCCGGTTTGTTGCCGATAATGTGGGGCGGTGGCGCGGGGTCTGAGGTGATGCAACGTATTGCCGCACCAATGATCGGTGGCATGGTGAGCGCGCCATTGCTGTCGATGCTGGTGATCCCGGCGGTTTATTCACTGCTGCACCGCAGGGAGGAAAAACAGGGCTAA
- the apbE gene encoding FAD:protein FMN transferase ApbE yields the protein MAYSLAKGLLLSAALILLAACNDNETRPQIDIEGKTMGTFYSVKISGAITQSKQQLQQEIDALLEQANDDISTYRPNSVLSRFNQNASGEPQPIPRGMADIILTAQRIGRDTGGAMDITVGPLVNLWGFGPDKHAIKIPSQQQIDAARSNTGLQHLKLLSDNRGEWLQKDLPGMYVDLSTLGEGYGVDQLVHLMARKGITNYLVSVGGAVSSRGVNGQNKPWRVAIQKPTDRENAVQALVDLQGYGISTSGSYRNYFEQDGQRYSHVIDPVTGRPITHKLVSATVIAPTALEADGWDTGLMVLGTEKALKLAEEKGLAVYLITKTDDGFSAVMTPQFKAFLVQ from the coding sequence GCCTGTAATGATAACGAAACCCGCCCTCAGATCGATATCGAAGGCAAAACCATGGGCACCTTCTACAGCGTGAAAATCAGTGGTGCCATCACGCAAAGCAAACAGCAATTGCAGCAGGAAATCGATGCGCTGTTAGAGCAGGCCAACGACGATATCTCAACCTATCGCCCCAACTCGGTATTATCCCGCTTTAACCAGAACGCCAGCGGTGAGCCACAACCTATTCCGCGCGGTATGGCCGATATTATCCTTACGGCCCAGCGCATTGGCCGTGACACCGGCGGAGCGATGGATATTACCGTCGGCCCCTTGGTGAACCTGTGGGGATTCGGCCCGGACAAGCACGCGATAAAAATTCCCAGCCAGCAGCAAATTGATGCGGCCCGCAGCAATACCGGCCTGCAGCATCTGAAACTACTCAGCGACAACCGCGGCGAATGGCTGCAAAAAGATCTGCCAGGAATGTATGTCGATCTCTCCACGCTAGGAGAAGGCTACGGTGTGGATCAGTTGGTGCACCTGATGGCGCGCAAAGGCATCACCAACTACCTGGTATCGGTTGGCGGGGCCGTTTCTTCACGTGGCGTTAACGGGCAGAACAAACCTTGGCGCGTGGCGATTCAGAAACCCACCGATCGGGAAAATGCGGTACAGGCGCTGGTTGACTTGCAAGGTTACGGCATCAGCACCTCGGGGAGTTATCGTAACTATTTCGAACAGGACGGCCAACGCTATTCCCATGTGATCGACCCGGTGACCGGACGGCCCATCACCCATAAGCTGGTCTCGGCCACGGTGATTGCCCCGACGGCGCTGGAAGCCGATGGGTGGGATACCGGATTGATGGTATTGGGCACCGAAAAAGCGCTAAAACTGGCCGAAGAGAAAGGACTGGCCGTGTATCTGATCACGAAAACCGACGACGGCTTCAGTGCGGTGATGACGCCGCAGTTTAAGGCGTTTTTGGTTCAGTAA